A section of the Schistosoma haematobium chromosome ZW, whole genome shotgun sequence genome encodes:
- a CDS encoding hypothetical protein (EggNog:ENOG4105CU9~COG:E) produces MSKYQPKLDVEKTQEAIKFIRNCFQKQLSAKLNLLRVSAPLFVPANSGLQDDLSGVERAIMFDVKSGEIALINQSLAKWKRMALHKYKLNQYDGIYTDMNAIRRDEVISPLHSYYVDQWDWEIIIQRDERNDGKLEEVVEKIYDSMKVTENILISAYPVLNRKLPENIKFITTQELEDIYPDKKPAEREYLAVKQYGAVFLKQIGKLLKSNTIHDNRAPDYDDWELNGDILVYSEHDDRCIELSSMGIRVDELSMERQLKESGCEARKQLEYHQNVLNGIYPLTIGGGIGQSRLCMFFMEKKHIGEVQVSIWPEHVRRECEQNNIFLL; encoded by the coding sequence ATGTCAAAGTATCAGCCAAAACTGGATGTTGAGAAAACACAAGAAGCAATCAAGTTTATTAGGAATTGTTTCCAGAAACAATTGTCAGCGAAACTAAACTTGTTACGTGTATCTGCCCCACTATTTGTACCGGCCAACAGTGGATTACAAGATGATTTATCCGGTGTGGAACGTGCAATTATGTTCGATGTTAAATCTGGTGAGATAGCATTGATTAATCAATCCCTGGCCAAATGGAAACGTATGGCATTACACAAATATAAACTAAATCAATACGATGGAATTTACACAGACATGAATGCGATTAGACGTGATGAAGTTATCTCTCCACTGCACTCATATTATGTAGACCAATGGGATTGGGAGATCATTATTCAAAGAGATGAACGAAATGACGGAAAATTGGAGGAAGTAGTTGAGAAGATATATGACTCTATGAAAGTAACTGAGAACATTTTGATATCGGCATACCCGGTGTTAAATCGCAAGTTACCGgaaaatattaaattcattaCAACGCAAGAATTAGAAGATATCTACCCCGACAAAAAACCGGCAGAACGTGAATATCTTGCAGTTAAACAGTATGGTGCTGTTTTTCTCAAACAGATCGGAAAGCTTCTGAAATCCAATACGATACACGACAATCGAGCCCCAGACTATGATGACTGGGAATTGAATGGAGATATACTAGTTTATAGTGAACACGACGATAGATGTATAGAATTGTCATCAATGGGTATCCGAGTGGATGAGTTGTCAATGGAGAGACAGTTGAAAGAAAGTGGTTGTGAAGCACGTAAACAGCTTGAATATCATCAAAATGTTCTGAATGGTATATATCCATTAACGATAGGTGGTGGAATAGGACAGAGTCGATTGTGTATGTTCTTTATGGAGAAGAAACATATTGGTGAAGTGCAAGTTAGTATATGGCCTGAACACGTTCGTCGTGAATGTGaacagaataatatatttctccTGTAA
- a CDS encoding hypothetical protein (EggNog:ENOG410VI95~COG:S) yields MDSPTTKQPYSVRQRDWHDGLFDCTNDCNSCWLVLFCYSCYMCYMYRRYDECWATPCFIICPGLTLRAYHRAKHNIQGTLCRDFLKEYFCPLCAACQLDRDMKYVEATSGILNV; encoded by the exons ATGGACAGTCCAACAACAAAACAACCATATTCAGTTAGACAAAGAGATTGGCATGATGGACTATTTGACTGTACAAATGACTGTAATTCAT gtTGGCTTGTACTTTTCTGTTATTCCTGTTACATGTGTTACATGTATCGTCGATATGATGAATGTTGGGCAACCCCATGTTTTATTATATGCCCTGGTTTGACGTTAAGAGCATACCATCGGGCTAAACACAATATACAA GGTACTTTGTGCAGAGATTTCCTGAAGGAATACTTTTGTCCATTGTGTGCAGCTTGTCAGTTAGATCGTGATATGAAATATGTGGAAGCGACTAGTGGGATATTAAATGTCTGA